In one Acomys russatus chromosome X, mAcoRus1.1, whole genome shotgun sequence genomic region, the following are encoded:
- the Rtl5 gene encoding retrotransposon Gag-like protein 5 — MSEAAGNLNSLLLANVALREELNALRGENAHLGLQLGRALAEVNSLRGNASSYIHWPVPIVPVLAEENFEFLLHETDPTPVEEVPFLCWPPPRTDPDYVSDDLLINVVQDYTNPEGSTDPPLSPSLSQPELHSPTSKEPPLEVLMPPLERPDIEPFSGDPVYLAEFLMQLETFIADHEDHFPGDADRVAFLISFFTGEARDWAISVTQEGSSLCANFPRFLDELRKKFCGPIPSHVAKKAIRKLKQGDCTLGSYADAFQFLAQFLAWDDCRLQNQFLKGLSELFRKELLWSTEMADLDELILECVEIERKVRVPKPISLPGVQNSFCPLDPIPNEDDNEGIECYSEDEGEGEEAGRYRLYLKDPRKHMTAFPQDLREEEEEMRKEEEEMEDEEEDEDEGGDEEEEEEEEEDKEEMRRSEDGDDNTYELRVLELEQEEGREEIQYEHVYVHDHIHTRMYTLAAHHHGLHGELMEMDEPLLVDTSTQTISSAIGYHAENHLGVPPSTIHSSRQRNQTPVPPLEGLPGTDSPFYSSPPLTGHAGRLGQRQMRRRPSSGVLFCLTPSQGSHRATQGRIRV; from the coding sequence ATGTCAGAGGCGGCGGGAAATCTCAATAGCCTTCTCTTGGCGAATGTGGCCCTGCGAGAGGAGTTAAATGCCCTTCGAGGAGAAAATGCCCATCTGGGCCTGCAGCTCGGAAGAGCCTTGGCCGAGGTTAATTCCTTGCGGGGCAATGCCTCGAGCTACATCCACTGGCCGGTGCCAATAGTGCCGGTTCTTGCGGAGGAGAACTTTGAGTTCCTGCTCCATGAGACCGATCCCACTCCGGTGGAGGAAGTGCCTTTCCTGTGCTGGCCTCCTCCACGCACAGATCCTGACTATGTCTCAGATGATCTTTTGATTAATGTGGTCCAGGACTATACCAACCCCGAGGGGTCCACTGACCCTCCTCTGTCACCCAGCCTGTCCCAACCAGAGCTGCACTCTCCTACCTCAAAGGAGCCACCCTTAGAGGTCCTTATGCCACCGCTGGAGAGGCCAGACATAGAACCCTTTTCAGGCGACCCAGTCTACCTGGCTGAATTTCTGATGCAGCTAGAGACCTTCATAGCAGACCACGAAGACCACTTCCCTGGGGATGCGGACCGGGTGGCCTTTCTGATCTCCTTTTTCACAGGCGAGGCAAGAGACTGGGCTATCTCAGTCACCCAGGAAGGAAGCTCATTGTGCGCCAACTTCCCGCGCTTCCTGGATGAACTCCGTAAGAAATTCTGTGGCCCCATCCCCTCACATGTGGCTAAAAAGGCCATCCGCAAGCTCAAGCAGGGAGACTGTACCCTGGGCAGCTATGCAGATGCTTTTCAGTTCTTGGCCCAGTTCTTGGCTTGGGATGACTGTCGCCTCCAAAACCAATTCCTCAAAGGCTTGTCAGAACTTTTCCGAAAGGAACTCTTATGGTCAACTGAAATGGCAGACCTGGATGAGCTGATTCTTGAGTGTGTGGAGATAGAAAGGAAAGTGCGCGTCCCCAAGCCAATCTCACTTCCTGGAGTTCAAAATAGCTTCTGCCCCTTGGATCCGATTCCTAATGAGGATGACAATGAAGGAATAGAGTGCTACAGTGAGGATGAGGGTGAGGgtgaagaggcaggcaggtacaGGCTGTATTTGAAGGACCCGAGGAAGCACATGACAGCTTTCCCACAAGatctgagggaggaagaggaggagatgaggaaagaggaagaagagatggaggatgaggaagaagatgaagatgaaggcggggatgaagaagaggaagaggaagaggaggaagacaaggaggagatgaggaggagtgAGGATGGTGATGACAATACGTATGAGCTTAGGGTCCTGGAACTagaacaggaggaagggagggaggagatccagtatgagcatgtgtatgtgcatgaccACATCCATACACGTATGTATACACTTGCTGCCCACCATCACGGCCTACATGGAGAGCTGATGGAGATGGATGAACCTCTCCTTGTTGACACTTCAACCCAGACCATTAGCTCTGCAATAGGCTACCATGCTGAGAATCACTTGGGCGTACCACCTTCCACAATCCATTCTAGCAGACAGAGGAACCAGACTCCAGTCCCACCTCTGGAGGGCCTTCCAGGTACCGATTCTCCCTTCTACAGCTCACCACCACTCACTGGCCATGCAGGTCGCTTGGGGCAACGCCAAATGCGAAGACGTCCCTCCTCGGGGGTGCTGTTCTGCCTCACTCCTAGCCAGGGGAGCCACCGAGCTACTCAAGGCCGAATCCGAGTGTGA